The genome window AGAGAAGCTCGAAATTCTCATGGCGGCGGCCGAACAAAACGGATACAGAATGCAAACTAAATCGTTATTAGAATAAAACGACAAAAAGACTCCAGCGGGTCTTTTTTTTAAATTAAGAAAACGGCTTGCACCGTTTTGAAACTCTATCAAACTAGCCTGTCTTCATCGTCTATTTCATGATTTCCTCGAGCGTTGCGCCAAGCACCTCGGCTATTTTTGTGATCATAAAAATTGAAGGATTTTCAGCACCCATCTCAATACGGACAATGGTCGTGTAGGGCACGCCTGATTTTTCAGCAAGTTCTTCCTGTGACATTCTCTGGCTCAGTCTCAGGCTCTTTATCCGATAACATATTTCATTGACTTTTCTCTGATCCATATTT of Candidatus Paceibacterota bacterium contains these proteins:
- a CDS encoding helix-turn-helix transcriptional regulator, encoding MDQRKVNEICYRIKSLRLSQRMSQEELAEKSGVPYTTIVRIEMGAENPSIFMITKIAEVLGATLEEIMK